The Candidatus Krumholzibacteriia bacterium region GCTGGGTTCAGAACGTCGTGAGACAGTTCGGTCCCTATCCGTCGCGGGCGTAGGAGATTTGTGGGAAGCTGCCCCTAGTACGAGAGGACCGGGGTGGACAGACCTCTAGTGCACCAGTTGTCACGCCAGTGGCACGGCTGGGTAGCTATGTCTGGTAGGGATAAGCGCTGAAAGCATATAAGCGCGAAGCCCCTCCCGAGATGAGATCTCCCGGACGCAAGTCCCATAAGGCCCGTTGTAGATGACGACGTAGATAGGTCGCAGATGGAAGCGCGGTAACGTGTGGAGTCGAGCGATACTAATCGGCCGAGAGGCTTGATTCGTCTCGCTTCCTTCGTGGAAGCAATGTCCTGTCAGCTCTGGGGGGCTTCGTGCCTCTCACCCGAATGCGGTTGTCAAAGACCTTTCCTGGCAGCGGACCTGGTCCGTGCCGGACACGGTTTGCCGGTGACAATAGCGCGACGGAAATACCCGTTCCCATTCCGAACACGGAAGTCAAGCGTCGCTGCGCCGATGGTACTGCGTGGGAGACTGCGTGGGAGAGTAGGTCGTCGCCGGCATTATGATCGAAGGCCCGCCCCTTTCCGGGGGCGGGCCTTTGGCGTTATGGTCTGGACACCGGCTCTTCTTCCCCTCGGCGGTCCGACATGTCGTTGTCGAGTCTGCGCGTCCGTGTGGCGCGCATCGTGGGCCTGATCCTCCTGGTGGCGCTGTTGGCGGTCCCGGCTTCGGGAGCCACGGTCCGGCTGCACGTCCAGGTACCTCGCGACGCCGCATTGCTGCGGGGTGGCGACACCGTTCCACCTCTCGATCGGGTCGTGCTCCAGGGCGAGGAGCTCGAGCGTTCCCTCACGCTCCACGGGGGACGGGCCGAGCCGGTCCTGCCGGTGACCACGCGGCTCGGGCGGCGTGTGAGCGGGCTGGACGAGCGCGCGCGTACGGCGCTGGAACGGTTCTTTCGCTGGTACGTCGTCGAGCTGGACGAAGCGAGGGCCGCGGACTGGTGGGTCGAGGCCCTGCGACAGGGGTGGGCGACCCGGATCGAGACGCCGGCGCCGATCGAACCGGCAGGTTACGTGGCAGAGGCGGGGTCGACCGTCTCGCTGGACGATCCGTTCATCCCGATCCGGCAGCAGTGGATGTTCGATCTGCTCGGGACCGAGGCCGCGTGGGAGGTGGTCCGCGCGGAGCAGGGCGACGTGGTGCTCGGTGTGGTCGACGGTGGATTCGACGTCGACCACCCGGACCTCGCTCCGAATCTATGGAGGAATCCGGGCGAGATTCCGGGCAACGGAGTCGACGACGACGGCAACGGATTCGTCGACGACGTCCACGGCTGGAACGTCACGTTGGATCGTGGGGACTTGCTCTATCTCGAGGGCATGCCCGAGACGCGGCGCCACGGGACGCTGGTGGCGGGGGTCGCCGGCGCCGTGGCGGGCAACGGGGCCTTCGGTGCCGGGGTGGCCTTCAATCCGGAGGTCATGCTGGTCTCCGTGCAGGACGAGAGCGGCGAAGGGCTCGACACGACTTTCGCCTACCGTGGTATCGCCTACGCCGCGCTGAACGGGGCCGACGTCGTCAACTGCTCGTGGCGCGGAGTCTGGTTCGTGAGGCCGGGCGAGGAGAACCGGGACTCGGCCCCCTTCCGTCAGTTCGAGAACGACGTGGTCGAGGCGGCCAGGGCCATGGGCTCGCTGGTGATCGCGGCGGCGGGCAACGACGCCCGCACCGACCTCGTCCCGGCGCCGAGCCATTACCCGGCGGTACTGTCGGTGACGGCGACGAACGATCGCTCCGATCCCTGGCAGTTGTGGCAGAACTCCAACGCCGGTCCCTGGGTCGACCTGGCGGCGCCCGGAGACAAAGTCTTCTCGATCGTGCCCGACGGAGGCACCACCATCAGTTCGGGGACCTCGTTGTCGGTTCCGATCGTGGGCGGTGCCGCGCTGTTGCTGAAGACGCAGCATCCCGAATGGACTCCCGATCAGATCCGGGCACGGCTGCGCTCCACCGCCCGCGACTTCACCGACACGGAGCCCGATCCCGAGCGCCGTGGTGGTGTCGGGCGTGGCATGGTCCAGTTCGATGCCGCGGTCCTGGGGCCTCTCGAGCCGGCGTTGGCGATCCGGAACGTGCGCTTCCTCGCCGACGACCAGACGCTGGTCTACTCCCCCGGCGACGACGTCGCACTGGCCTTCGAGGCCCGCAGTCTGTTCCCGTACGACGGCCCCGTCCGGATCCGGGTCGAGACCGACGATCCCTTCCTCGTGCCCTTCGAGGACGAACTCGTCCTCTCGCAGGTGTTGCCGGGTGCAGAGCTGTCGGTCCGGCGCGGGCTCGAGCTGAAGCTCCGCGAGAACGCGCCCCGCGGGCACGTCGCCCGGATCGACCTGATCGTCGAGGCCGGTGACGAAGTCGATCGTCAGTCCTTCTACGTCGACGCGGTGCCGCACCAGGTGCAAGCGCGATCGGCCGGCCTGGAGATGAGCGTGGCTGCCAACGGCAAGCTCGGCTACTCCGAGTAC contains the following coding sequences:
- a CDS encoding S8 family serine peptidase produces the protein MSLSSLRVRVARIVGLILLVALLAVPASGATVRLHVQVPRDAALLRGGDTVPPLDRVVLQGEELERSLTLHGGRAEPVLPVTTRLGRRVSGLDERARTALERFFRWYVVELDEARAADWWVEALRQGWATRIETPAPIEPAGYVAEAGSTVSLDDPFIPIRQQWMFDLLGTEAAWEVVRAEQGDVVLGVVDGGFDVDHPDLAPNLWRNPGEIPGNGVDDDGNGFVDDVHGWNVTLDRGDLLYLEGMPETRRHGTLVAGVAGAVAGNGAFGAGVAFNPEVMLVSVQDESGEGLDTTFAYRGIAYAALNGADVVNCSWRGVWFVRPGEENRDSAPFRQFENDVVEAARAMGSLVIAAAGNDARTDLVPAPSHYPAVLSVTATNDRSDPWQLWQNSNAGPWVDLAAPGDKVFSIVPDGGTTISSGTSLSVPIVGGAALLLKTQHPEWTPDQIRARLRSTARDFTDTEPDPERRGGVGRGMVQFDAAVLGPLEPALAIRNVRFLADDQTLVYSPGDDVALAFEARSLFPYDGPVRIRVETDDPFLVPFEDELVLSQVLPGAELSVRRGLELKLRENAPRGHVARIDLIVEAGDEVDRQSFYVDAVPHQVQARSAGLEMSVAANGKLGYSEYNRPLSSSGVGFRRRGELESSLFFGSLVIGAGEGRVIDAVQAFLPVDALEDFREREAPVHREELANGWTRTTLDYASRARSDGLSLEIGQEVYGHESEELGDFLLGRWRIRPLALESVGKATVALDRLHAGLLLDWTASGGGEAIHTDPARGLQWAEPLEGASEPRYVGARVIDTSSPLRAAHFHAVGPRESDPAAPYMIDRLDLGRAMSDSTLWELVSQDAGAVSPLEGNVVGMLGTGPHPPVRVGEGVDLVVAFAIADTRDELFDALERARIAWSSLREGRDGQPPGRVELLANVPNPFNPRTSIRFSLTRAEPVRLDVYDLRGRHVARLLDERLDSGFHRVQWDGRDANRHSVASGVYLVRLSTPSKTTSRRVALVR